A window of Rhodococcus sp. SGAir0479 contains these coding sequences:
- a CDS encoding ATP-binding protein, with product MAVKQGNLPSELTSFVGRRFESAEARRLLSESRVLTLTGLGGVGKTRLALHVADEARRAYPGGTWFVDLSELQEPALLDQTVLTALGIQDRSVRSPRTVLIEHLGDDRALLILDNCEHLLGPVAVLVTELLRNCAGLTVLATSRAPLGVPGERVMRVPPLAVSTEPSSAAQPETTDGDAVALFEQRARAAMPDFRVTDANRAVVGEIVRRLEGLPLPIELAAARLRAMPVDQILRRLNDRFEFLTRGSRTAPNRQQALKWSIDWGYDLCTPSEQWLWARLAIFAGSFDLDAVEGILGGEATDEDLVDLVTSLVDKSVLIREAAGASVRFRMLETLRDYGRGLLLDEECAALQRRHRDWYRQLVLRGRADWISSRQVDWANRFDLDRADVREAMDSALRDADTADPALQMTSALLDFWIARGRLSEGRYWLDRALARHDGSVADRLDAAVADSLLAALQQDTGAGSALAAEARGLAAQLCDDTAGAFADFATGMVLIAEGELRAGIEHLERTTEPLRSRHDFHRLVPAMYWLGCALFAVGDLDRAAAVYREQLDLTEPRGEIMWRAMAMSDYGSVLWRQGSRARGEELLEESLALLRELGNKFGCAWCFEELAWASARRSPELAAELMGAADAQFTATGSPMAIFENMVAYHDECVDQSRRQLGQKGFRAAFDRGRALGVEEAIVRALAEQPPESAEPAAAEDALTPRELQVAELVARGLTNKAIAEKLVISQRTVEGHVEHIRDKLGFGSRTQIATWLLRRAEGGDGTSAP from the coding sequence ATGGCGGTCAAGCAGGGAAACCTCCCCAGTGAACTGACCAGTTTCGTCGGTCGACGGTTCGAATCCGCCGAGGCGCGCCGCCTGCTGTCGGAGTCGCGGGTGCTGACGCTGACCGGGCTCGGCGGTGTGGGCAAGACCCGGCTGGCGCTGCACGTCGCCGACGAGGCTCGACGCGCATATCCCGGGGGCACGTGGTTCGTCGATCTCAGTGAGCTGCAGGAACCGGCACTCCTCGACCAGACGGTGCTCACCGCCCTGGGCATCCAGGACCGTTCGGTGCGCTCGCCTCGTACGGTCCTGATCGAGCATCTGGGGGACGACCGCGCGCTGCTGATCCTGGACAACTGCGAGCACCTCCTCGGTCCGGTCGCGGTACTGGTGACCGAACTGCTTCGGAACTGCGCCGGTCTGACCGTGCTGGCGACCAGTCGCGCCCCGTTGGGCGTCCCCGGGGAGCGGGTGATGCGGGTCCCGCCGCTGGCGGTGTCGACCGAACCCTCGTCTGCCGCGCAGCCCGAGACCACGGACGGTGACGCGGTGGCGCTCTTCGAGCAGCGGGCGCGGGCCGCGATGCCCGACTTCCGGGTCACCGACGCGAACCGTGCGGTCGTCGGGGAGATCGTGCGCCGGCTCGAGGGGCTGCCGCTACCGATCGAGCTGGCGGCCGCGCGCCTGCGGGCGATGCCGGTCGATCAGATCCTGCGGCGGCTCAACGACCGCTTCGAGTTCCTGACCCGTGGCAGCCGCACCGCACCCAACCGGCAGCAGGCGCTCAAGTGGAGCATCGACTGGGGGTACGACCTGTGCACGCCGTCGGAACAATGGCTGTGGGCACGCCTGGCGATCTTCGCGGGCAGCTTCGATTTGGACGCGGTCGAGGGGATCCTGGGCGGTGAAGCGACGGACGAGGATCTGGTGGACCTCGTGACGTCGCTCGTGGACAAGTCCGTCCTCATCCGCGAGGCGGCCGGCGCCTCCGTCCGGTTCCGGATGCTCGAGACGCTTCGCGACTACGGACGCGGCCTGCTGCTGGACGAGGAGTGCGCGGCGCTGCAGCGTCGGCACCGGGACTGGTACCGGCAACTCGTGCTGCGGGGTCGGGCGGACTGGATCAGCTCCCGGCAGGTGGACTGGGCCAATCGGTTCGACCTCGACCGAGCCGACGTGAGAGAGGCGATGGACTCGGCGTTGCGCGACGCCGATACGGCCGATCCCGCACTGCAGATGACCAGCGCGCTGCTCGACTTCTGGATCGCCCGCGGCCGTCTCAGCGAGGGTCGGTACTGGCTCGATCGGGCGCTGGCGCGGCACGACGGGTCGGTCGCGGATCGTCTCGACGCGGCGGTCGCCGACAGCCTGCTCGCGGCCCTGCAGCAGGACACGGGCGCCGGCTCGGCGCTGGCCGCGGAGGCGCGCGGACTGGCGGCGCAGCTGTGCGACGACACCGCCGGGGCCTTCGCGGACTTCGCCACCGGCATGGTCCTGATCGCCGAGGGTGAGCTCCGGGCCGGGATCGAGCATCTCGAGCGGACGACGGAACCGTTGCGCAGCAGACACGACTTCCACCGGCTCGTGCCGGCGATGTACTGGCTCGGGTGCGCGTTGTTCGCCGTCGGCGATCTCGACCGTGCCGCCGCGGTGTACCGGGAGCAGCTCGACCTCACCGAACCGCGGGGCGAGATCATGTGGCGCGCGATGGCGATGTCGGACTACGGCTCCGTGCTGTGGCGGCAGGGCAGCCGCGCGCGTGGGGAGGAGTTGCTCGAGGAGTCCTTGGCGCTGCTGCGGGAGCTCGGCAACAAGTTCGGGTGTGCCTGGTGTTTCGAAGAACTCGCGTGGGCCTCGGCGAGACGCAGTCCCGAACTCGCGGCGGAGTTGATGGGCGCCGCGGATGCACAGTTCACCGCCACGGGAAGCCCCATGGCCATCTTCGAGAACATGGTCGCGTACCACGACGAATGTGTCGACCAGTCGCGACGACAGTTGGGCCAGAAAGGGTTCCGAGCCGCGTTCGATCGCGGGCGGGCGCTGGGTGTCGAGGAGGCGATCGTGCGTGCGCTCGCGGAGCAGCCACCGGAGTCGGCGGAACCGGCCGCCGCGGAGGACGCGTTGACGCCCCGCGAACTACAGGTGGCCGAGTTGGTGGCGCGGGGCCTGACGAACAAGGCGATCGCCGAGAAGTTGGTGATCTCGCAGCGCACGGTCGAGGGCCACGTCGAGCACATTCGGGACAAGCTCGGCTTCGGTTCGCGCACCCAGATCGCCACCTGGCTGCTCCGGCGGGCCGAGGGCGGGGACGGAACCTCAGCCCCCTGA
- a CDS encoding NAD(P)H-dependent flavin oxidoreductase — protein sequence MSQVLKTPFTELVGVEHPIVQTGMGWVSGPRLTAATANAGGLGILASATMTYEELEAAVLKTKQLTDKPFGVNMRADASDAAKRCDLLIREGVKVASFALAPKKDLIAKLKDNGIVVIPSIGAAKHAVKVASWGADAVIVQGGEGGGHTGGVATTLLLPSVLDAVDIPVVAGGGFFDGRGLAAALSYGAAGVAMGTRFLLTSDSAVPDSVKQEYLKRSLTDTTVSVKVDGMPHRVLNTDLVNALEKSSYAKGLVAATKNAMKFKAMTGMKWSTLAKDGLAMKKSGDRTWQQIIMAANTPMLLKAGLVEGNTEAGVLASGQVVGMIDDLPSCQELIDRIMADAVKRIDALGDLRA from the coding sequence GTGAGCCAGGTGCTGAAGACGCCGTTCACCGAACTGGTGGGCGTCGAGCACCCGATCGTGCAGACGGGCATGGGCTGGGTGTCCGGTCCGCGCCTGACCGCGGCCACCGCCAACGCGGGCGGCCTCGGCATCCTCGCCTCGGCGACGATGACGTACGAGGAGCTCGAGGCTGCGGTCCTCAAGACCAAGCAGCTGACGGACAAGCCGTTCGGCGTCAACATGCGCGCCGACGCGTCGGACGCCGCCAAGCGCTGCGACCTGCTCATCCGTGAGGGCGTCAAGGTTGCCTCGTTCGCGTTGGCGCCCAAGAAGGACCTGATCGCCAAGCTCAAGGACAACGGCATCGTCGTCATCCCGTCGATCGGTGCGGCCAAGCACGCCGTGAAGGTGGCCTCGTGGGGCGCCGACGCGGTGATCGTGCAGGGCGGTGAGGGCGGTGGTCACACCGGCGGTGTCGCAACCACGCTGCTGCTGCCGTCCGTGCTCGACGCGGTCGACATCCCGGTCGTCGCCGGTGGCGGCTTCTTCGACGGTCGCGGCCTGGCCGCGGCGCTGTCGTACGGCGCGGCCGGTGTCGCGATGGGCACCCGGTTCCTGCTCACGAGCGATTCGGCCGTGCCGGACTCGGTCAAGCAGGAGTACCTCAAGCGCAGCCTCACCGACACCACGGTGTCGGTGAAGGTCGACGGCATGCCGCACCGCGTGCTCAACACCGACCTCGTGAACGCGCTCGAGAAGTCCAGCTACGCAAAGGGCCTCGTGGCAGCGACCAAGAACGCCATGAAGTTCAAGGCGATGACGGGCATGAAGTGGTCCACCCTCGCCAAGGACGGCCTCGCCATGAAGAAGTCCGGCGACCGCACGTGGCAGCAGATCATCATGGCCGCCAACACCCCCATGCTGCTCAAGGCCGGTCTGGTCGAGGGCAACACGGAGGCCGGCGTGCTCGCGTCCGGTCAGGTGGTCGGCATGATCGACGACTTGCCCAGCTGCCAGGAACTGATCGACCGGATCATGGCCGACGCCGTGAAGCGGATCGATGCACTCGGAGACCTTCGGGCCTGA
- the ipdB gene encoding cholesterol ring-cleaving hydrolase subunit IpdB: MTSTENPDTRTVTRAEYCAIACAEIFAGAGEIMASPMATLPLIGARLARLTSEPDLLITDGEALIFADTPAVGKKGAIEGWMPFRKVFDVVAGGRRHVVMGANQIDRYGNQNLSAFGPLQQPTRQMFGVRGAPGNTINHATSYWVGKHSARVFVDKVDVVSGVGYDRFDEGDPAFRFLHLHRVVTNLGVFDFGGENHAFRALSLHPGVTADDVASNTSFEVEGLDSVGVTREPTAEELRIIREVLDPKSLRDREVSL; the protein is encoded by the coding sequence ATGACCTCCACGGAAAACCCCGACACTCGCACTGTGACTCGTGCGGAATACTGCGCGATCGCATGCGCCGAGATCTTCGCCGGCGCGGGCGAGATCATGGCCAGCCCGATGGCGACGCTGCCGCTCATCGGCGCCCGCCTGGCCCGCCTGACCTCCGAGCCCGATCTGCTCATCACCGACGGTGAGGCGCTGATCTTCGCGGACACCCCCGCGGTCGGCAAGAAGGGCGCCATCGAGGGCTGGATGCCGTTCCGCAAGGTGTTCGACGTCGTCGCCGGCGGCCGCCGCCACGTCGTCATGGGCGCCAACCAGATCGATCGCTACGGCAACCAGAACCTGTCGGCCTTCGGCCCGCTGCAGCAGCCGACCCGCCAGATGTTCGGTGTTCGCGGCGCCCCGGGCAACACGATCAACCACGCCACCAGCTACTGGGTGGGCAAGCACTCCGCGCGCGTCTTCGTCGACAAGGTCGACGTCGTCTCGGGTGTCGGCTACGACCGCTTCGACGAGGGCGACCCGGCGTTCCGCTTCCTGCACCTGCACCGCGTCGTCACCAACCTCGGTGTCTTCGACTTCGGTGGCGAGAACCACGCGTTCCGCGCGCTGTCGCTGCACCCCGGTGTCACGGCGGACGACGTCGCGTCCAACACCTCGTTCGAGGTCGAGGGCCTGGATTCGGTGGGCGTCACCCGTGAGCCCACCGCCGAGGAACTGCGCATCATCCGCGAGGTCCTGGATCCGAAGAGCCTGCGCGACCGCGAGGTTTCGCTGTGA
- the ipdA gene encoding cholesterol ring-cleaving hydrolase subunit IpdA, whose translation MNNMRDKRMSLDEVVGELRSGMTIGLGGWGSRRKPMAFVRAILRSDIKDLTVVTYGGPDLGLLCSAGKVRKAYYGFVSLDSAPFYDPWFAKARTGGEIEVREMDEGMVKCGLEAAAARLPFLPIRAGLGSDVRTFWGDELKTVTSPYTDASGKAETLIAMPALNLDASFVHLNIGDAHGNAGYQGVDPYFDDLYCMAAEKRYVSVEKVVETEQLVKEVPLQQLILNRMMVDGVVEAPGGAHFTLAGESYGRDEKFQRHYAEAAKTPESWQAFVDRFLSGSEDDYQAAVKKFAEEQQA comes from the coding sequence GTGAACAACATGCGTGACAAGAGGATGTCGCTCGACGAGGTCGTCGGCGAACTGCGCAGTGGTATGACCATCGGCCTGGGCGGTTGGGGTTCGCGTCGTAAGCCGATGGCTTTCGTCCGCGCGATCCTGCGTTCGGACATCAAGGACTTGACCGTCGTCACCTACGGCGGACCGGATCTGGGCCTGCTTTGCTCGGCCGGCAAGGTCAGGAAGGCCTACTACGGCTTCGTGTCCCTGGACTCGGCCCCGTTCTACGATCCGTGGTTCGCCAAGGCGCGCACGGGCGGCGAGATCGAGGTTCGCGAGATGGACGAGGGCATGGTCAAGTGCGGCCTCGAGGCCGCCGCCGCGCGCCTGCCGTTCCTGCCGATCCGTGCGGGCCTGGGCTCGGACGTCCGCACCTTCTGGGGCGACGAACTGAAGACCGTCACCTCGCCGTACACCGACGCGTCCGGCAAGGCCGAGACGCTCATCGCGATGCCGGCTCTGAACCTGGACGCTTCGTTCGTGCACCTGAACATCGGTGACGCGCACGGCAATGCCGGCTACCAGGGTGTCGACCCGTACTTCGACGACCTGTACTGCATGGCCGCCGAGAAGCGCTACGTCTCCGTCGAGAAGGTCGTCGAGACCGAGCAGCTCGTCAAGGAGGTTCCGCTTCAGCAGCTGATCCTCAACCGCATGATGGTCGACGGTGTCGTCGAGGCACCGGGCGGCGCGCACTTCACCCTCGCCGGCGAGAGCTACGGCCGCGACGAGAAGTTCCAGCGCCACTACGCCGAGGCCGCCAAGACCCCCGAGTCGTGGCAGGCGTTCGTCGACCGGTTCCTGTCCGGATCCGAGGACGACTACCAGGCCGCCGTCAAGAAGTTCGCAGAGGAGCAGCAGGCATGA
- the echA20 gene encoding (7aS)-7a-methyl-1,5-dioxo-2,3,5,6,7,7a-hexahydro-1H-indene-carboxyl-CoA hydrolase — protein sequence MGITSTSDGAGITTVTVDYPPVNAIPSKGWFELADAILEAGKDPSTHVVILRAEGRGFNAGVDIKEMQATEGHGALIDANRGCAAAFSAVYDCEVPVVVAVNGFCVGGGIGLVGNADVIVASDDAVFGLPEVDRGALGAATHLARLVPQHMMRTLYYTAKNVDAQTLKHFGSVYDVVPRAELDECARKVAGEIAAKDTRVIRRAKEAINRIDVMDVHTSYRIEQGFTFELNLAGVADEHRDEFVATGKPRANK from the coding sequence ATGGGCATCACCTCGACTTCGGACGGTGCCGGAATCACCACGGTGACCGTCGACTACCCGCCCGTGAACGCCATCCCCTCCAAGGGCTGGTTCGAGTTGGCCGACGCCATCCTCGAAGCGGGCAAGGATCCCAGCACCCACGTGGTGATCCTGCGCGCCGAGGGACGCGGCTTCAACGCCGGCGTCGATATCAAGGAAATGCAGGCCACCGAGGGCCACGGTGCGCTGATCGACGCCAACCGCGGCTGCGCTGCGGCCTTCTCCGCGGTCTACGACTGCGAGGTTCCCGTCGTGGTCGCCGTCAACGGCTTCTGCGTCGGCGGCGGCATCGGCCTGGTCGGCAACGCGGACGTCATCGTCGCGTCCGACGACGCCGTGTTCGGTCTGCCCGAGGTCGACCGCGGCGCTCTCGGGGCGGCCACGCACCTCGCCCGCCTGGTCCCGCAGCACATGATGCGCACGCTGTACTACACGGCCAAGAACGTCGATGCCCAGACGCTGAAGCACTTCGGCTCCGTGTACGACGTGGTGCCGCGCGCCGAGCTCGACGAGTGCGCCCGCAAGGTCGCCGGCGAGATCGCCGCCAAGGACACCCGCGTCATCCGCCGCGCCAAGGAAGCCATCAACCGCATCGACGTGATGGACGTGCACACGAGCTACCGGATCGAGCAGGGCTTCACGTTCGAGCTCAACCTCGCCGGCGTCGCCGACGAGCACCGCGACGAGTTCGTCGCCACCGGCAAGCCGCGTGCGAACAAGTAG
- a CDS encoding SDR family oxidoreductase has product MDLGLEGKVVLVTGGVRGIGAGISRSFLRAGATVVTCARRPREDTAEPIEVDGRGVDFIACDVRDPEQVQSMIDRIVEKYGRLDSVVNNAGGAPFAMAADAGPKFHSKIVELNLLAPLLISQIANAVMQKQEDGGSIVMISSVSGSRPSPGTAAYGAAKAGIDSLAASLSVEWAPKVRVNSIVVGLVRTELSHLHYGDEAGIEAVGATVPLGRMARPEDIGNCATFLASPLAAYVSGSTLTVHGGGERPAFLAAATTEEKK; this is encoded by the coding sequence GTGGATCTCGGTCTCGAAGGCAAGGTCGTGCTGGTGACCGGTGGAGTGCGCGGAATCGGCGCCGGAATCAGCCGGTCGTTCCTGCGTGCGGGGGCGACGGTGGTGACGTGCGCGCGGCGTCCGAGGGAGGACACCGCCGAGCCCATCGAGGTCGACGGCCGTGGTGTCGACTTCATCGCGTGCGATGTCCGCGACCCCGAACAGGTGCAGTCGATGATCGACCGGATCGTCGAGAAGTACGGGCGCCTGGATTCCGTCGTCAACAACGCCGGCGGTGCCCCGTTCGCGATGGCGGCCGACGCCGGCCCCAAGTTCCACTCCAAGATCGTCGAGCTGAACCTGCTCGCACCGCTGCTGATCTCGCAGATCGCCAATGCGGTCATGCAGAAGCAGGAGGACGGCGGATCGATCGTGATGATCTCCTCCGTCAGCGGGAGCCGACCCTCGCCGGGCACCGCGGCCTACGGCGCGGCCAAGGCCGGCATCGACTCCCTCGCGGCGAGCCTGTCCGTCGAGTGGGCCCCCAAGGTGCGGGTCAACTCGATCGTCGTCGGCCTGGTCCGGACCGAGCTGAGTCACCTGCACTACGGCGACGAAGCCGGTATCGAGGCCGTCGGCGCCACCGTCCCGCTGGGTCGGATGGCGCGTCCCGAGGACATCGGCAACTGTGCGACATTCCTGGCATCACCGTTGGCGGCCTACGTCAGCGGTTCGACCCTTACCGTCCACGGCGGCGGCGAGCGCCCGGCCTTCCTGGCCGCGGCTACTACAGAGGAGAAGAAGTGA
- a CDS encoding SDR family oxidoreductase — MSGLLDGRVVIITGAGRGIGRAHALAFAAEGAKVVVNDIGVGGDGSTTGETPAEQVVSEIKAAGGEAVTNGDDVASWEGAQNLIQTALDNFGRLDVLVNNAGFLRDRMLVGMSEEEWDAVIRVHLKGHFAPLRHAAAYWRAESKAGRPVDARIINTSSGAGLQGSIGQGNYAAAKAGIAEMTIQAAAELKNYGVSVNAIAPAARTRMTVGAGGAMAEAMAAPEEGFDAMAPENISPLVVWLGSAESKDVTGRVFEVEGGKITVAEGWRHGPTQDKGDRWDPKELGPVVADLLSKAETPTPVYGA; from the coding sequence GTGAGCGGTTTGCTTGACGGCCGAGTCGTCATCATCACCGGCGCCGGCCGTGGAATCGGTCGCGCCCACGCGCTGGCCTTCGCGGCCGAGGGCGCCAAGGTCGTCGTCAACGACATCGGTGTCGGCGGCGACGGCTCCACCACCGGCGAGACCCCTGCCGAGCAGGTTGTGTCCGAGATCAAGGCCGCCGGCGGCGAGGCCGTCACCAACGGAGACGACGTCGCGTCGTGGGAGGGTGCCCAGAACCTGATCCAGACGGCGCTGGACAACTTCGGCCGCCTGGACGTCCTGGTCAACAACGCCGGCTTCCTGCGTGACCGCATGCTCGTCGGCATGAGCGAGGAAGAGTGGGACGCGGTCATCCGCGTGCACCTCAAGGGCCATTTCGCCCCGCTGCGCCACGCCGCCGCGTACTGGCGTGCCGAGTCCAAGGCCGGACGTCCGGTGGATGCCCGCATCATCAACACCAGCTCGGGCGCGGGCCTGCAGGGCTCCATCGGCCAGGGCAACTACGCTGCGGCCAAGGCCGGTATCGCCGAGATGACCATCCAGGCCGCCGCGGAGCTGAAGAACTACGGCGTCTCCGTCAATGCGATCGCCCCCGCCGCCCGCACGCGCATGACCGTCGGCGCCGGCGGCGCCATGGCCGAGGCGATGGCCGCCCCGGAGGAGGGCTTCGACGCGATGGCGCCGGAGAACATCTCCCCGCTGGTCGTGTGGCTGGGCTCCGCGGAGTCGAAGGACGTCACCGGACGCGTCTTCGAGGTCGAGGGCGGCAAGATCACCGTCGCCGAGGGCTGGCGCCACGGCCCCACCCAGGACAAGGGCGACCGCTGGGATCCCAAGGAACTGGGCCCGGTCGTCGCCGACCTGCTGTCCAAGGCCGAGACCCCGACCCCGGTCTACGGCGCGTAG
- a CDS encoding AAA family ATPase has product MHMSSALLPPPSATVELDSAAALSALLDTVDSEPRPDDQLDALTLAVAADLPVLLWGEPGIGKTAALTQLAEALDLPLTTVIASVHEPSDFSGLPVLGDDPATHGVPMAPPDWAVRLVQAGRGLLFLDELSTAPPAVQAALLRLVLERRIGSLKLPPGVRIVAAANPPSSAADGWELSAPLANRFVHLHWTHDHEVVVRGLGGTWPRATLPRLDPEKFSSAVTFARRAVCELLTVRPALVHRLPGSQTRRGGAWPSPRSWDMTVRLIAFATAASASTDVLSLLVRGSVGDGAGFELLAAIDRMDLPDPETLLADPAAADLPERGDLRQAVLDAVVAAVRRQPERRRWDAAWTLLVAAVRTGPPDLVVVPATTLATLRRDDWEVPAAVDRLTGVVSVSQAADRAADRAGVQVKR; this is encoded by the coding sequence ATGCACATGTCTTCCGCACTTCTTCCGCCCCCGTCCGCGACCGTCGAGCTCGACAGCGCCGCCGCGCTCTCGGCGTTGCTGGACACGGTCGACTCCGAACCCCGCCCCGACGACCAGTTGGACGCGCTCACCCTCGCCGTGGCCGCGGACCTGCCGGTACTGCTGTGGGGTGAACCGGGCATCGGCAAGACCGCCGCCCTGACCCAGCTCGCCGAGGCTCTGGACCTGCCGCTGACCACCGTCATCGCAAGCGTGCACGAGCCGTCGGACTTCTCGGGTCTGCCCGTCCTCGGGGACGACCCGGCAACCCACGGGGTCCCGATGGCCCCGCCCGACTGGGCCGTCCGGCTCGTGCAGGCCGGTCGGGGACTGCTGTTCCTGGACGAACTGTCGACCGCGCCGCCCGCCGTGCAGGCGGCGCTGCTGCGGCTCGTCCTCGAGCGGAGAATCGGGTCCCTGAAACTTCCGCCCGGGGTACGCATCGTCGCCGCCGCCAACCCGCCGTCGTCGGCAGCGGACGGTTGGGAACTGAGCGCACCGCTGGCCAACCGATTCGTGCACCTGCACTGGACGCACGATCACGAGGTGGTCGTCCGGGGTCTCGGTGGCACCTGGCCCCGCGCGACACTGCCTCGCCTCGACCCGGAGAAGTTCTCCTCCGCAGTGACATTCGCCCGCCGCGCGGTCTGCGAGCTGCTGACCGTTCGCCCCGCGCTGGTACACCGACTTCCCGGCAGCCAGACTCGCCGCGGCGGCGCCTGGCCGTCGCCGCGCAGCTGGGACATGACTGTCCGGCTGATCGCGTTCGCCACCGCCGCCTCGGCGTCGACCGACGTCCTGTCCCTGCTGGTGCGGGGCAGCGTCGGCGACGGCGCCGGTTTCGAGTTGCTGGCCGCCATCGACCGGATGGACCTCCCGGACCCGGAGACGCTGCTCGCCGACCCGGCGGCGGCAGACCTGCCCGAACGCGGCGACCTGCGTCAGGCCGTGCTCGACGCCGTCGTGGCCGCCGTCCGGCGGCAGCCGGAGAGGCGTCGCTGGGATGCCGCGTGGACGCTGCTGGTGGCCGCGGTGCGGACCGGACCGCCGGATCTCGTGGTCGTGCCGGCCACCACCCTGGCCACCTTGCGCCGGGACGACTGGGAGGTGCCGGCGGCCGTCGATCGACTGACCGGTGTCGTGTCCGTGTCACAGGCGGCGGACCGGGCCGCCGACCGCGCCGGCGTGCAGGTGAAAAGATGA
- a CDS encoding vWA domain-containing protein, giving the protein MTAATPLDPEKIYAARLHAVRARPYLATALYALHIVASPRVPTMSVDRHWRCYASPAFVAQRPVEVLASHLVHGVSHLLRDHHGRSDRYARAHKLTGPAERLRMNLAADAEINDDAFGDGLPLPDDAVLPATLGLPGDQLMEDYLRQFRLGPRTDGLTWLDCGSGADGLCREWELGPAGANALTDQQRDAVRFRVAQSITGRPGQASRGWRRWAQETLHPAQPWRALLGAAIRSATSSSGTGENYTYQRPARRSAAVPGAILPSLRRTPPRVSVVVDTSGSVSDTDLGSALLEVAAITRAVGGRRDLVTVLSCDAAARVVHPLCRAEDIPLFGGGGTDLRAGFAAAVRGRPRPDVVVVLTDGQTPWPVDRPGCRTVVGLFPRVGPHPRRDDEYVPDRPPEWARVVQIG; this is encoded by the coding sequence ATGACCGCGGCGACCCCGCTCGACCCGGAGAAGATCTATGCTGCGCGGTTGCACGCCGTCCGCGCCCGGCCCTATCTGGCGACTGCCCTGTACGCGCTGCACATCGTCGCGTCGCCGCGGGTACCGACGATGAGTGTGGACCGGCACTGGCGTTGCTACGCCTCGCCGGCGTTCGTCGCCCAGCGGCCGGTGGAGGTCCTGGCCTCGCACCTGGTCCACGGGGTCTCGCACCTGCTGCGCGACCACCACGGCCGCAGCGATCGCTACGCCCGCGCCCACAAGCTGACCGGACCCGCGGAGCGGCTACGGATGAACCTCGCTGCCGACGCGGAGATCAACGACGACGCGTTCGGCGACGGATTGCCGTTACCCGACGACGCCGTGCTGCCCGCGACCCTCGGCTTGCCCGGCGACCAGCTCATGGAGGACTACCTGCGCCAGTTCCGTCTCGGCCCCCGCACCGACGGGCTGACGTGGCTCGACTGCGGCAGTGGCGCCGACGGTCTGTGTCGCGAGTGGGAACTCGGCCCCGCCGGCGCGAACGCGCTCACCGACCAGCAACGCGACGCAGTCCGGTTCCGGGTGGCGCAGAGCATCACCGGACGGCCCGGGCAGGCATCCCGCGGATGGCGGCGCTGGGCGCAGGAGACGCTGCACCCGGCGCAGCCGTGGCGAGCGCTGCTGGGCGCGGCGATCCGCTCCGCCACCTCCTCCTCCGGCACCGGCGAGAACTACACCTACCAGCGCCCGGCGCGGCGTTCGGCGGCCGTGCCCGGTGCGATCCTGCCGAGCCTGAGGCGCACGCCACCTCGGGTCAGCGTCGTCGTCGACACGTCGGGATCGGTCAGCGACACGGATCTGGGCAGCGCGCTGCTCGAGGTGGCGGCCATAACGCGCGCCGTGGGCGGGCGGCGTGACCTGGTGACGGTGCTCTCGTGCGATGCGGCGGCCCGGGTCGTGCACCCGCTGTGTCGGGCCGAGGACATTCCGCTGTTCGGAGGCGGGGGCACCGACCTGCGTGCCGGGTTCGCCGCGGCAGTGCGCGGCCGACCCCGCCCCGACGTGGTGGTCGTCCTCACCGACGGGCAGACCCCGTGGCCGGTCGATCGACCCGGATGTCGAACGGTGGTGGGCCTGTTCCCCCGGGTGGGTCCGCACCCTCGGCGGGACGACGAGTACGTCCCCGATCGGCCACCGGAGTGGGCTCGTGTGGTGCAGATCGGCTGA
- a CDS encoding GNAT family N-acetyltransferase gives MTVKNHDQVIDRREIASALLKALDRRHEVLDAIVESKDREAAVAAVRELLDTTEFCADAVLNLRFDRLTARERDRIRTELEDLDATLQWLPDQRPYSTGAGVRLRPFTDSDADSELFRARCTERFDDNGEPWDPDRVESERQGGLKRMDDESAAWFVAECTTGDAPDSVGLVFGEQTGNEVDVAIWVAPDARKQGYGTASLKQARSELAAYFPGSVLIVRTPA, from the coding sequence ATGACAGTGAAGAACCACGACCAGGTGATCGACCGGCGTGAGATCGCTTCGGCGCTGTTGAAGGCGCTCGACCGGCGCCACGAGGTGTTGGACGCCATCGTCGAGAGCAAGGATCGTGAGGCGGCTGTCGCCGCGGTACGCGAGCTTCTCGACACCACCGAGTTCTGCGCGGACGCCGTGCTCAATCTGCGTTTCGATCGGCTGACGGCCCGCGAGCGCGACCGCATTCGCACCGAACTGGAGGACCTCGACGCGACGCTGCAGTGGCTGCCCGACCAGCGACCGTACAGCACGGGCGCGGGAGTTCGCCTGCGCCCCTTCACCGATTCGGACGCCGACTCCGAGCTGTTCCGCGCGCGGTGCACCGAGCGGTTCGACGACAACGGTGAGCCGTGGGACCCGGACCGGGTCGAGAGCGAGCGTCAGGGCGGCCTGAAGCGCATGGACGACGAGTCGGCGGCGTGGTTCGTCGCGGAGTGCACCACCGGCGACGCCCCGGACAGTGTGGGCCTGGTCTTCGGCGAGCAGACCGGCAACGAGGTGGACGTCGCGATCTGGGTGGCCCCGGACGCCCGCAAGCAGGGTTACGGCACCGCGTCGCTGAAGCAGGCGCGCAGCGAGCTGGCCGCCTACTTCCCCGGCAGTGTGCTGATCGTCCGCACCCCGGCCTAG